The proteins below come from a single Leptospirales bacterium genomic window:
- a CDS encoding phospho-sugar mutase: protein MSTSELDTVNSPAEQAVRRAILDWAGPAFPLAVREEAAVALADYLQQRPNELIDFYAHPLRFGTGGLRGIIGNGAGRMNQWTVGRTTVGLCNFLKQASRKPALVIAYDSRRMSRQFSTITAGIAASMGLQVFLFDQETPTPLLSYAVRRLKATGGVVITASHNPPEYNGYKVYGDDGAQLTGEDQGKLEAAIEAVADWGSIPFVDENSAAFKKLVKRIGADIRKAYYDEFKALDWVSPARQESKKKLKVVYSPLHGTGGAWLPGLLERYGFHVDLVPEQAKPDGEFPTVKLPNPEEREALRLCEERSRQLQADIFLASDPDADRMGAGVRQPDGNYAYLNGNQLGSIMCAYLCERLSESGAASNGKSRWHVFKTIVTTDLQTQIARKHGVQILDVLTGFKYIAEQLRAMDESSHGYKRKTDRYLFGGEESYGYLPVDFVRDKDSLASSLLLCEILAARGDLVGYLNEVYLKYGLYLEDLKSVTMKGSAGQAKMAELINGLRTQDLSGWKLGERTVVAMRDYERQTRNGKPAPEIFGRLPASNVIQLELEPEGKLTIRPSGTEPKVKLYASLRAAQQPTSLEELARARTALEDELASVSGHFIARTGLAG, encoded by the coding sequence ATGAGTACCAGCGAGTTAGACACTGTGAACTCCCCGGCCGAGCAGGCCGTTCGTCGCGCGATCCTGGATTGGGCCGGACCGGCTTTTCCGCTGGCCGTTCGCGAGGAGGCGGCCGTCGCCCTGGCCGACTATCTGCAGCAACGCCCAAACGAGTTGATCGATTTTTACGCGCACCCCTTGCGTTTTGGCACGGGCGGTTTGCGCGGCATCATCGGCAACGGCGCCGGACGCATGAATCAGTGGACAGTGGGTCGCACTACTGTCGGCCTCTGCAACTTTCTGAAGCAGGCCTCGCGCAAACCGGCGCTGGTTATTGCTTACGATAGCCGTCGCATGAGTCGACAGTTTTCAACGATCACCGCCGGTATTGCCGCCAGCATGGGTCTGCAGGTTTTTCTTTTTGATCAGGAGACGCCAACGCCTTTGCTGTCCTATGCCGTTCGGCGATTGAAGGCTACCGGCGGCGTTGTAATTACAGCCAGCCACAATCCGCCGGAATACAACGGCTATAAAGTCTACGGCGATGACGGAGCGCAACTGACTGGCGAAGATCAGGGTAAACTGGAGGCGGCCATCGAAGCTGTTGCGGATTGGGGTTCCATCCCTTTTGTAGACGAAAATTCAGCAGCGTTCAAGAAGCTGGTCAAACGCATCGGCGCCGATATTCGCAAAGCTTACTACGACGAATTCAAGGCGCTGGATTGGGTCAGCCCGGCGCGTCAGGAATCCAAGAAAAAACTGAAAGTTGTCTATTCTCCATTGCATGGCACTGGCGGCGCCTGGCTGCCTGGCCTGCTGGAACGCTATGGCTTTCATGTCGACCTGGTTCCGGAGCAGGCCAAGCCGGATGGCGAATTTCCCACTGTGAAATTGCCCAATCCGGAGGAGCGCGAAGCGCTGCGGCTCTGCGAAGAGCGGTCTCGACAATTGCAGGCCGACATCTTTCTGGCCAGCGATCCGGATGCCGACCGCATGGGCGCCGGCGTTCGCCAGCCCGATGGAAATTATGCCTACCTGAACGGCAACCAGCTGGGAAGCATCATGTGCGCCTACCTCTGTGAACGGCTCAGCGAAAGCGGCGCCGCCAGCAACGGCAAGTCGCGCTGGCACGTTTTCAAAACGATCGTGACCACCGACCTGCAGACTCAGATTGCTCGTAAACACGGCGTGCAGATTCTCGATGTTCTTACGGGGTTCAAGTACATCGCCGAGCAGCTGCGCGCCATGGATGAGTCATCCCACGGTTACAAGCGCAAGACCGATCGCTATCTGTTTGGCGGCGAAGAAAGTTACGGCTATCTGCCGGTTGACTTTGTTCGGGATAAAGACTCGCTGGCGTCTTCGCTGTTGCTTTGCGAGATACTTGCGGCGCGCGGCGATCTGGTCGGATACCTCAACGAGGTCTATTTGAAGTACGGCCTCTACCTGGAAGACCTCAAGTCCGTGACAATGAAAGGATCCGCCGGTCAGGCAAAGATGGCGGAATTGATCAATGGTCTGCGTACTCAGGATTTGAGCGGCTGGAAACTTGGCGAGCGCACTGTTGTGGCAATGCGCGATTACGAGCGACAGACCCGAAACGGCAAGCCAGCGCCGGAAATATTTGGACGCCTGCCTGCTTCCAATGTCATCCAGCTGGAGCTGGAGCCGGAAGGGAAACTGACCATACGGCCTTCGGGAACTGAGCCCAAGGTCAAACTCTACGCCAGTCTGCGCGCCGCACAGCAACCCACCAGTCTGGAGGAGTTGGCTCGAGCGCGTACCGCCCTGGAAGACGAGCTGGCTTCGGTCTCCGGCCATTTCATCGCGCGCACCGGCCTTGCGGGCTAG
- a CDS encoding MBL fold metallo-hydrolase produces MQVHRYEATPQFREIGAQLYVASVPQPFYAPNNIYLILSDQPTLIDSGYIQSLGMLQRALRGLGLGFRDLAHIFYTHEHIDHISGALTLRHYTRAKFYGMKGMAAWVGDYSLHIQLHQRAMERLIYKAHPERSLRLEMLEKTRAAWVRFLSSTSGQGRYDDRLRMDVELVEGDVIDIGGRELGFLHTPGHNRHHLTPYLLGEGLYFTGDLVLENISSIYAELDGNLQHYHRSLSRLLKLPIKRLLPGHGAEPASPQKAIKLISKTLSLLERGVVRRLRDAEYDLAELTRAALGEKAQMSSHYITALATVHAILLELIARGQVGIREADPPYERYFWQSDLHDRSAGADLQ; encoded by the coding sequence GTGCAGGTTCATCGCTACGAAGCGACGCCGCAATTTCGTGAAATTGGAGCGCAGCTGTACGTCGCCTCCGTGCCGCAGCCATTCTATGCTCCTAACAACATTTATCTGATACTTTCCGATCAGCCGACGCTGATAGATAGCGGCTATATTCAGAGTCTGGGGATGTTGCAGCGGGCGCTGCGCGGACTGGGCCTTGGATTTCGCGACCTGGCGCACATTTTCTATACGCACGAACACATTGATCATATCAGCGGCGCGCTGACCTTGCGTCACTATACAAGAGCGAAGTTTTATGGGATGAAGGGTATGGCGGCCTGGGTTGGCGACTACAGCCTCCACATCCAGTTGCACCAGCGCGCCATGGAGCGTCTGATTTACAAGGCTCATCCGGAGCGCTCCCTTCGCCTCGAAATGCTGGAGAAGACCCGCGCCGCCTGGGTCCGTTTTCTCAGCTCGACCAGCGGTCAGGGTCGCTATGACGACCGCCTGCGGATGGACGTAGAATTGGTCGAGGGCGATGTCATCGACATTGGCGGTCGAGAACTGGGCTTCCTGCATACGCCGGGTCACAATCGACACCACCTCACGCCCTACCTGCTGGGCGAGGGGCTCTATTTTACGGGCGACCTGGTGCTGGAGAATATCTCGTCGATTTACGCCGAACTGGATGGCAACCTGCAACACTACCATCGCTCCCTTTCGCGGCTGCTGAAACTGCCTATCAAGCGATTGCTCCCGGGTCACGGCGCCGAACCGGCCTCGCCGCAGAAGGCCATCAAGTTAATATCAAAAACACTATCATTGTTGGAACGGGGAGTGGTGCGTCGATTGCGGGACGCGGAGTACGATCTGGCTGAATTGACGCGGGCCGCGCTTGGCGAGAAAGCGCAAATGAGCAGCCACTACATCACTGCTCTGGCAACGGTTCACGCCATACTGCTGGAATTGATTGCGCGCGGGCAGGTTGGCATCCGCGAGGCGGACCCGCCCTACGAACGCTACTTCTGGCAAAGCGACCTACACGATCGGAGCGCTGGCGCCGATCTTCAATAG
- a CDS encoding aspartate aminotransferase family protein, with protein sequence MSVDFFRALSFDEVKAKSDRFLLGNYGRPIARAFSFGQGEYLFDSEGKRYLDFHCGISVTNIGHSDADIVEAIRDQAERLIHSSNLCYSQEQALLAEALVGHSFPSRVFLCNSGTEANEAAFKLARSYGQQARGGATSIVSVENSFHGRTTAGMSMTGQSKIHGGFGPLLSDMVYLRRNDQDLLRKEFDENGSSICAVILELVQGEGGIHVLDREFVRLARELCSEYKALLIVDEIQTGMGRTGKLWGYEHYDIIPDVMSLAKALGSGLPIGALLIGEEFAPYLGKGQHGSTFGGNHLAARAALETLRIIVGRELLENAAGISEYLFRRLRLLRDRFSCIREVRGIGLHIGVELDREGGALVNACLERGLVVNCTAGNVIRIMPPLNLSLDRAAEGMDLFEQGLADFQAQGR encoded by the coding sequence ATGAGCGTTGATTTCTTCCGTGCCTTGAGCTTCGATGAAGTAAAGGCCAAAAGCGATCGCTTTCTTCTGGGCAACTACGGCCGGCCGATTGCACGCGCCTTCAGTTTTGGGCAGGGCGAATACCTCTTCGACAGCGAAGGAAAGCGTTACCTGGACTTTCACTGCGGCATCTCGGTCACTAACATTGGACACAGCGACGCCGACATCGTTGAGGCCATTCGTGATCAGGCGGAGCGACTGATCCACTCCTCCAATCTCTGCTACAGCCAGGAGCAGGCGCTGCTGGCTGAGGCGCTGGTCGGCCATAGCTTTCCCTCGCGCGTGTTTTTATGTAACAGCGGGACGGAAGCAAACGAAGCAGCCTTCAAGCTGGCTCGCAGCTATGGCCAGCAGGCGCGCGGCGGCGCAACCTCTATTGTCAGCGTCGAGAACTCCTTTCACGGGCGCACTACCGCTGGCATGAGCATGACCGGCCAGAGCAAGATCCACGGCGGCTTCGGGCCGCTGCTGTCAGACATGGTTTATCTGCGCCGCAACGACCAGGACTTGCTGCGCAAGGAGTTCGACGAAAACGGAAGCAGCATCTGCGCAGTCATTCTGGAACTGGTGCAGGGCGAGGGCGGCATCCATGTCCTCGATCGCGAATTTGTACGCCTGGCCCGGGAACTCTGCAGCGAGTACAAGGCCTTGCTCATTGTGGATGAAATCCAGACGGGCATGGGTCGCACCGGAAAACTGTGGGGCTACGAGCACTATGACATCATCCCCGATGTCATGAGCCTCGCCAAGGCGCTGGGCTCCGGACTGCCGATTGGCGCGCTGTTAATCGGCGAGGAATTTGCGCCCTATCTGGGCAAAGGGCAGCACGGATCTACATTTGGCGGCAATCATCTGGCGGCGCGAGCTGCGCTCGAAACATTGCGGATCATTGTTGGTCGCGAATTGTTGGAGAATGCCGCCGGCATCAGCGAGTATCTTTTCCGTCGGCTGCGCCTGCTGCGCGACCGGTTTTCCTGCATCCGCGAAGTACGCGGCATCGGACTGCACATTGGCGTGGAACTGGATCGCGAGGGCGGCGCCCTGGTCAACGCCTGCCTGGAGCGCGGGCTGGTGGTTAACTGCACGGCGGGCAACGTCATTCGCATCATGCCGCCGCTGAATCTCAGTCTTGATCGAGCCGCCGAAGGTATGGATTTGTTTGAGCAGGGCCTCGCTGACTTTCAGGCGCAGGGCCGGTAA
- a CDS encoding STAS domain-containing protein yields the protein MIASETRGNVLVLHVQEPRVDMVVARKFREGLSSYLKDKPGRIVLDLKETEYFDSSALGALVAFMKDVKAYGGRLTLCNLSRSLLTLLKLSKLDLLFEISESLEKSLQ from the coding sequence ATGATCGCTTCCGAGACTCGTGGCAACGTGCTGGTCCTGCACGTGCAAGAGCCCCGGGTCGATATGGTAGTTGCCCGTAAGTTTCGCGAGGGCCTCTCCAGCTACCTGAAGGACAAGCCTGGCCGCATCGTCCTCGACCTCAAGGAAACTGAATATTTCGATAGTTCCGCCCTTGGCGCGCTTGTGGCCTTCATGAAGGACGTCAAAGCCTACGGCGGCCGCCTCACTCTCTGCAATCTGTCGCGCTCGCTCTTGACCCTCTTGAAGCTTTCCAAGCTCGATCTGCTATTCGAGATCTCCGAAAGCCTCGAAAAGTCGCTGCAATAG
- a CDS encoding cation:proton antiporter produces the protein MHSRSLILYGLLAAGAIVLAFVLLYAGNSAFPSSAIVGAGQGDSSNALSDLSLQWIRSPLAALLMQIVVVVSVASIGGALCRRIGQPAVIGEVLAGIALGPSALGLLWPAAREFLFAQPTLLPLELLSQIGLVLFLFVIGMELDISLLRKQAQAAVFVSHASIAAPFLLGIALALWLYPMQAPRGVSFLAFSLFIGISMSITAFPVLARILQERNLARQRLGAIVLTCAASDDVTAWSLLAIVVAVVRAGNAAAGAIVVALAGLFVFAIAFVARPIMQRLGALFASQERMRGAVLTLFLLAPFASAMVTQAIGVHALFGAFLAGVIMPAGGELRRMLSEKLSDVSVRLLLPLFFAFTGLRTELGLLEDASAWLTCGLITLTAVVGKLGGSAIAARLVGESWRDSAAIGILMNTRGLMELVVLNIGLELGVLSPSLFAMMIVMALATTVMTSPALALLNWLSPDAGATEVSSKSAPGGALLAFGRRDTAEAMFTLLHSLAWNEPVRGLHLLQAGDLSPADAQMYFAQTRAIVLENAARHGFSPQIEMRSGANLPEALVAQAEQQNARLVLLGGARSVFSDDLLAGPNREIIQRARQPVAVLAVRGLLPPRRVLLLRGDENDLRLLELFAAGAARSRIECVSAFAGPNRRSARRLPAQLRAIQEVEPGLIDDSYIAQFDLLALDSELFRKMAHSPSITTLIVHFPT, from the coding sequence GTGCATAGCCGTTCCCTCATCCTTTACGGACTGCTGGCCGCTGGCGCCATCGTCCTGGCCTTTGTTCTGCTGTATGCTGGCAATTCCGCCTTCCCCTCGTCGGCAATCGTTGGCGCCGGACAGGGCGACTCTTCTAACGCGTTGAGCGATTTGTCCTTGCAATGGATTCGATCGCCGCTGGCCGCACTGCTGATGCAGATTGTGGTAGTTGTCAGCGTTGCCAGTATCGGCGGCGCCCTCTGTCGACGGATAGGTCAACCGGCGGTCATCGGCGAGGTGCTGGCAGGTATTGCTTTAGGACCCTCCGCCCTGGGCTTACTCTGGCCCGCAGCCCGGGAATTTCTCTTTGCCCAGCCCACACTGCTGCCGCTGGAATTGTTAAGTCAGATTGGTCTGGTTCTATTCCTTTTCGTAATCGGAATGGAACTGGATATCAGCCTGCTGCGCAAACAGGCGCAGGCGGCGGTCTTTGTCAGCCATGCCAGCATCGCGGCGCCATTTCTGCTGGGGATTGCACTGGCCCTCTGGCTCTACCCGATGCAGGCGCCGCGCGGAGTATCCTTCCTGGCCTTCAGTCTGTTCATCGGGATATCCATGAGCATCACTGCATTTCCGGTGCTTGCCCGGATTTTGCAAGAGCGCAACCTCGCCAGGCAACGCCTCGGCGCGATCGTCCTTACCTGTGCGGCCTCGGACGACGTAACTGCCTGGTCTTTGCTGGCGATTGTAGTGGCCGTAGTTCGCGCCGGAAATGCCGCCGCCGGCGCAATTGTTGTAGCGCTGGCCGGCTTATTTGTATTCGCCATAGCATTTGTAGCGCGACCGATTATGCAGCGTCTGGGAGCGCTCTTTGCATCGCAAGAGCGAATGCGTGGCGCAGTACTGACGCTATTTCTGCTGGCGCCTTTTGCCAGCGCCATGGTCACGCAAGCGATTGGCGTCCATGCGCTTTTTGGCGCATTTCTGGCCGGCGTAATCATGCCTGCCGGCGGCGAACTGCGACGCATGCTCAGCGAAAAGCTGTCCGATGTGAGCGTGCGTTTGCTGCTTCCGCTGTTCTTCGCATTTACGGGACTGCGAACCGAACTTGGTTTACTTGAAGACGCAAGCGCCTGGTTGACCTGCGGCTTGATTACTCTGACCGCAGTCGTGGGGAAATTGGGGGGCAGCGCCATCGCGGCGCGACTGGTTGGGGAAAGCTGGCGCGACTCGGCAGCCATTGGCATCCTGATGAATACGCGCGGACTGATGGAGCTGGTTGTGCTGAACATTGGTCTCGAATTGGGCGTGCTGTCGCCATCGCTATTTGCCATGATGATTGTCATGGCGCTGGCGACGACGGTGATGACTTCGCCGGCGCTGGCTTTGCTTAACTGGCTTTCGCCCGACGCTGGCGCCACGGAAGTTTCGTCAAAGTCCGCTCCGGGCGGCGCCCTGCTGGCCTTCGGTCGACGCGACACGGCGGAGGCAATGTTCACACTGCTCCATTCCCTGGCCTGGAACGAGCCGGTGCGCGGTCTGCATCTACTGCAGGCCGGAGACCTGTCGCCAGCCGATGCACAGATGTATTTTGCTCAAACGCGCGCCATCGTACTTGAAAACGCGGCCCGCCACGGCTTCAGCCCTCAAATCGAAATGCGCTCGGGGGCCAATCTGCCTGAGGCGCTCGTGGCCCAGGCCGAACAACAGAATGCCAGGCTGGTACTGCTGGGCGGCGCGCGCAGCGTATTTTCCGATGACCTGCTGGCCGGACCCAATCGTGAAATCATTCAGCGCGCCCGCCAGCCGGTCGCTGTGCTGGCAGTGCGTGGCCTGCTTCCGCCGCGCCGCGTCCTCCTGTTGCGCGGCGATGAGAACGACCTTCGATTGCTAGAGCTTTTTGCGGCGGGCGCGGCCCGTTCTCGGATCGAATGCGTTTCGGCCTTCGCCGGACCGAATAGGCGAAGCGCCCGCCGTTTGCCCGCTCAGCTTCGGGCGATCCAGGAAGTCGAACCGGGACTCATAGACGACTCTTACATCGCTCAGTTTGATCTGCTTGCCCTCGACAGCGAACTGTTTCGCAAGATGGCGCACAGTCCGTCGATCACGACGTTGATCGTTCACTTCCCAACTTGA